From Diospyros lotus cultivar Yz01 chromosome 4, ASM1463336v1, whole genome shotgun sequence, a single genomic window includes:
- the LOC127799047 gene encoding UDP-glycosyltransferase 91A1-like: MASTDDKLHVVMFPWLAFGHFLPFLELSKLIARKGHRISFLSTPRNIDRLPKPPAELSHLITFVKLPLPPVENLPEDAEATADLPYGKIKYLKKAYDELQRPVAAFLQDAAPDWVIFDFAPFWLGPIAAKLGISSAFFSIYLASTLCFSNPVPGTAEDGRTTPEDFTVPPKSVPFKSTVAFRLFEVKRIFDDVTGDDDHVSGGYRVRTGIEGCDLVVLRSCYEFESEWITFLGQIRSKPVIPVGLLPSPAPMADGDDEKDKGWQTIKHWLDTQPPGSVVYVAFGTEAKLSQPELAELALGLELSELPFFWVLNSQGGGVSELPEGFEERTKGRGVVWKSWAPQLKILSHDSVGGFLCHSGWSSVVEAVQLGKPLVLLTGLSDSGLVARVLEEKKMAYSVPRDERDGWFTRDSVADSLRLVMVAEGGQIFKDKVLEMKGLFGDRVLQDQYVDNLLAHFKAHTRRASGSGRPN, from the exons ATGGCGTCCACGGACGATAAGCTCCACGTCGTCATGTTCCCATGGCTGGCCTTCGGccacttccttcctttcttagAGCTCTCCAAGCTCATCGCCCGCAAGGGTCACCGGATCTCCTTCCTCTCCACTCCCAGAAACATAGACCGCCTCCCCAAGCCGCCGGCGGAGCTTTCCCATCTCATCACTTTCGTCAAGCTCCCTCTGCCGCCAGTGGAGAATCTCCCGGAAGATGCAGAGGCCACCGCCGACTTGCCCTACGGGAAGATCAAGTACCTGAAGAAGGCCTACGATGAACTCCAGCGACCCGTCGCAGCGTTTCTGCAAGACGCCGCGCCCGACTGGGTCATCTTCGATTTTGCGCCGTTTTGGCTGGGGCCTATCGCCGCGAAACTCGGGATCTCGAGTGCGTTCTTCAGTATATACCTGGCTTCCACGCTTTGCTTCTCGAATCCGGTCCCGGGAACGGCCGAAGACGGTCGTACGACGCCGGAGGACTTCACCGTTCCTCCCAAATCGGTCCCCTTCAAATCCACCGTCGCATTTCGTTTGTTCGAGGTAAAGCGCATCTTCGACGACGTCACCGGAGACGATGACCATGTTTCAG GTGGTTATCGCGTCCGAACCGGCATCGAAGGCTGCGACCTGGTGGTGTTGAGAAGCTGTTACGAGTTCGAATCTGAATGGATAACCTTTCTCGGACAGATTCGCTCGAAACCGGTGATTCCCGTAGGCCTGCTTCCTTCACCGGCACCCATGGCCGACGGCGACGATGAGAAAGACAAAGGATGGCAAACGATCAAACACTGGCTGGACACGCAGCCTCCAGGCTCAGTGGTCTACGTCGCGTTCGGGACCGAGGCAAAGCTGAGTCAACCCGAACTCGCCGAGTTAGCTCTGGGCCTGGAGCTATCGGAGTTGCCATTCTTCTGGGTTCTGAATTCGCAGGGAGGCGGCGTCTCCGAGTTGCCGGAGGGGTTCGAGGAGAGAACCAAGGGGCGTGGGGTGGTGTGGAAGAGTTGGGCGCCGCAGCTGAAGATACTGAGTCACGACTCGGTGGGTGGGTTCCTGTGCCACTCGGGGTGGAGCTCGGTGGTGGAAGCGGTTCAGTTGGGAAAGCCGCTGGTTCTGTTGACGGGGTTGTCGGACTCGGGGCTGGTGGCTAGGGTtttggaggagaagaagatggcgTACTCGGTGCCGAGAGACGAGCGAGACGGCTGGTTCACCAGAGACTCGGTGGCCGACTCACTCAGGCTGGTGATGGTTGCAGAAGGAGGACAGATTTTCAAGGATAAGGTCCTGGAAATGAAGGGTCTGTTTGGGGACAGGGTTTTACAAGACCAATATGTGGATAACTTGTTGGCCCACTTTAAGGCCCATACAAGGCGAGCTTCTGGTTCTGGACGACCTAATTAA